A stretch of the Archangium violaceum genome encodes the following:
- a CDS encoding ankyrin repeat domain-containing protein: protein MPIELFAAIEEHDLERLATLLDGGAGPNAVKEEWPRWMPLHAAVEELEYGGPVDALVLLLRHGARVDGLGADRNATPLRMAVFRRLSEAVRILLASGADPNFRGSEGDSPLRACVEQGEHAMASLLLRCGATRSINEAGGLGWMTALGLAASRLDVPMLDLLLQAGADPEVLDLGRRTAREHLPPRTSENQPAWDAAAALLASRSRGVTRGPSPSSCFQGVREHLHRNARVIAAYSRCQATGIFDPLTSLKLTPSQDPFSYIEMLRRSASFVRRSSPSLLLERGRAEASSEAHRSDSAPAPVACGVPRPISPAFLFSLNR from the coding sequence ATGCCAATAGAGCTCTTCGCGGCCATCGAGGAGCACGACCTGGAGCGGTTGGCCACCCTTCTGGATGGAGGTGCCGGCCCGAATGCCGTCAAAGAGGAATGGCCCAGGTGGATGCCTCTGCATGCGGCTGTCGAGGAACTGGAGTATGGGGGCCCGGTCGACGCGCTCGTTCTGCTCCTCAGGCACGGTGCGCGTGTCGATGGATTGGGCGCTGACCGGAATGCGACACCATTGCGCATGGCCGTCTTCCGGCGGCTATCCGAGGCGGTGCGAATACTTCTCGCCTCTGGCGCGGATCCCAACTTCAGAGGCAGCGAGGGGGATTCGCCTCTACGCGCCTGCGTGGAGCAGGGAGAGCACGCGATGGCCTCCCTCCTCCTGCGCTGTGGCGCCACTCGGAGCATCAACGAGGCTGGTGGATTGGGTTGGATGACGGCCCTCGGGCTCGCGGCGAGTCGGCTCGACGTGCCCATGCTGGATCTCCTGCTCCAGGCGGGAGCGGATCCGGAGGTGCTCGACCTCGGCCGGCGGACCGCACGGGAACACCTGCCGCCGCGAACCTCCGAGAACCAGCCCGCCTGGGACGCGGCGGCGGCCCTGCTCGCGAGTCGTTCGCGCGGGGTGACGCGAGGGCCCTCTCCCTCTTCGTGTTTCCAGGGGGTCCGTGAGCACCTGCACAGGAATGCGCGGGTCATCGCGGCGTACTCCCGTTGTCAGGCGACAGGAATTTTTGACCCCCTTACGTCACTAAAACTGACCCCCTCCCAGGACCCGTTTTCCTACATCGAGATGCTACGTCGTTCTGCGTCCTTCGTCCGCCGGAGCTCGCCCTCGCTGCTTCTCGAGCGAGGGCGAGCGGAGGCGTCTTCCGAGGCTCATCGCTCGGATTCTGCACCTGCGCCGGTGGCCTGCGGCGTGCCTCGGCCCATCAGCCCGGCCTTCCTCTTCAGCCTCAACCGGTAG